Genomic DNA from Mus musculus strain C57BL/6J chromosome 11, GRCm38.p6 C57BL/6J:
catatgaatacactatagctatcttcagacacaccagaagagggcatcggattccatgacagatggttgtgagtcaccatgtggttgctggaaattgaactcaagatctctggaagagcagtcagtgctcttaaccactgagccatctctccagcccatttctcTACTTTCATTTCTCTTCCCTTGGAATTTGTTTATGGGGACCAAGGAGAAGATAGTGCTGGGAGGGAGGTGACAAGGAGGTGCAGCCTGGCCCCTGATGCTCCCTGCTAAGCCCTCTCCTGAGGCAGGAGCTAGCTCCATGCAATGGCTATTGTCTTCTCTTTCTCATAGTATTATGACGACACATTTCCCTCCGTGAAGGAGCAGATGGTTTTCGagaaaaatgtcttcaacaagaCCAGCCGCACCGAAAGTAAGGCCCACCCATCCTCCACGGAAGCTCTCAGATGACTGACCACCAGTGTCTGTCATCTTCTCCATCCGGACACGTCTGTCCACATCTGTTCTTGTTGGCCTTCCACACCCACAAGCCATTGCCTTCTCCTCGGAGgctctttgtctctcttccccAGCTGCGTTTCGCTCCCTTCTTTCAATCATCCCGGAAACCTTCGCTCCCCATCCTGTTCATCCGCACCCCTCCTCTCAGCTGAGGAGGCCGACTGTGTGCCCCCTACACACACTTGGATCTGGTCCCAGGGCATTGCATGGATggagggtggaggggtggggcagggggaggtcAGCCTTAGGCTGGGTTTGTTGACTCTTCAACAGGAGGTCTCTTCTCAAGACATACCACAAGGATGAGCAGCCTCCTGGTAATGGTAGTCTGGCCAGAGGTCCTTGAGAAAGGAAGTAGAAAACAAAGGAAGAggcctggggaagcagagaccaggctagccccaggTTGGGGTTGGCGTGTGCTGATCTGAGAGCCTTCCCCCTTCCAGGTGAAATTGCATTTTTGGGGGGCATGACTATCGTCTACAAGAGCAGCATTGACATCTTCCTGTATGTGGTGGGATCTTCCTCCGAGAATGAGGTGAATTTCAGAGATTGGGTGACAAGAAGGGTCTGTCCTGGGCTGGAGGTGGGTTATGAAGGCTCACTGTTGGTACTAGCAATAGGTCTGGGGGTAGAAGGACATCCAGAACGGGTCTCTCTGTAATCATACACATCCGTAATGTTCCTTAGGTCCCTTGGGACCCAGAAATGAAATCTTCACACCTTCTGTAGGGAGCTGTTGCTTCTTGCTGAGCGTATTTTGAGAAGGAGACACCCAAGGGATCACTCCAGTGTCCCGCAGCCCAAACACTAGTTTCCCCCTCTCAAATCAAAGAGTCATTAGCCTCCAGCCAAGCCCTCTCTGACTTAGGGAATGCTTCCCGTCTGGCCCACACAGGGAGCTCAGAGGCCCACTTTGGACCTCTCAGCCTCAGCTCTCTTCTTATCGTCCTCCCActctctcctcctcagctgatgCTCATGTCTGTGCTTGCCTGCCTGTTTGACTCTCTGAGCCACATCTTAAGGTAAGTGAGACCCTCCGAACCCCAGGGCCCCAGCCCCCGGGGCCTTTCCCTTTGTCTCAGAGGAGAGGCTGTTTTGCCCTGCTGTCCTGCTGGAACCCCTGCAAGTCTTAGAACCAGAATAACTTCCTTCAAGGCCCCTGACACCCATGATGCCCCCAGGCAGACCCATGCCCAGGGTATGATCAGATATCAAATCTCAAGACACTGACTTAGCTGAGGTTACAAGTATTCGTGTCAACAAAAGTCCCCAACACAGGGAGAGGAAGGTCTTGTTACACATGGCCCACACTGACCTCCTCTCAGTCCCTCACAGTctcctgtgtgctggaattacaggtgtgtaccaacaTGCCCCACTGTAAACagtatttttaactttaaacTCAGAGTTGGTTTTTCCCAAATCCCCAGTTACTGATACCTACCTAGGAACATAGTCTAGACAAACCAATCTAGGATGACCTTAGCCTACTCTGGCACCTCTCTGTTCCTACTGCCTTTTATCCTCCTGAACAGGCCTTGTTCGGAAGGGATGCTGGAGAGGAGCTGCCTCCCTTAGAGGGGGCGTGGTTCCTCTTGGCTACCAGAAAGCTTAGGCTCTTGTGTCTGCCCTCAGGAAGAACGTGGAGAAACGCTGGTTGCTGGAGAACATGGACGGAGCCTTCTTGGTGCTGGATGAAACTGTCGATGGAGGGTGAGgaggggactgggagaagagatgTTGGGAGCACCCTGGTCCAACTCTATCTGGCCAACTCATCTTCCCTTCTTCTACCTATTCCTAGTGAGCCTCTAACCTCATTCCTCCCTACTCGTGAGGGCAGAGGGTGAAATCATTATTAGTCCAAGTCAAGTCAAATGGGAGAGTAGCCTGAGAGTCACCTACCGTGTGCAGCCAAATAGGTCAAGTATGGGGAAAGTTCAGGTTGATCTCCAATGCTGACGAGGAATACGGACACCTGTCCCTTTCTGAGAGGACCTCAGAGAATCCTCCCCCAACACCAGCAAGATACATGGCATTGACTCTCTGTGAGTCTATTTTCCTTGTCActaaaatgggaaagaaaatgggaaagaagcCAACAGGATGGTGAAGGTCCTACAAAATGGTGTGTATAGTATAAAGCCCATAGTTTTCCTTGGTagttgggggatttttttttctctccttggtAAATATTGTCTCTCATTAATATGCTAGCAGACTTCTAAATGATTGGGAGCCTTTATGAGAATGGTTGGTTAGTAGAATCTCTTGGAAGAGGGGACAATAATCAGGGGAGAGGAAAGTTCTGACTCTGGTCACAGAAACTTCGAGAGTGCCTTTCCCCCACCTGGCCTTCTAACCTCAGTGCTGGAGGCACAGGGATTACAGCATCCTTGAAACACCTGCCCATTTTATGGAGGAGGAAATAGAGGCTCAGAGATTCTAGTAACTTATGGAAGAGCACACAGCAAGGGAATTAGCAGGGTCAAGTCtaaaaccgtgtgtgtgtgtgtgtgtgtgtgtgtgtgtgtgtgtgtgtgtgagagagagagagagagagagagagagagagagagatggttcagaggctaCGTGCTCCATGGCACGCAACCTGAGAGCAGGGGCTTCTGGGAGGCTGGGGTCGGCGAATGCCTCGCtctctttctgtttgtatttACTGCCTGCTGCTGCTTGAGGTAATACTGATGCCTGGATTCTAAACGGAAGGAAGACCTGGTCCCTGCTCAAGCTCAGTCTTGGTTTGTTAGGTTGGTGGCAAGTACCTGTAATGGTTGTGCCGTCTCACAAGCCCCTCCTCGGTTGAGCATTACCCAAAGCTAGTCATGGCGGTGAACATGGTATAAAGTGTAGAAGGAGCAGAGCTGAGAGTCCCCATGGGAAGGGACAGATGTGACCTCAGGACCATCTATGGGAAAGGTTCCCCGGAGGAGAGACACTACAGGGTATATTAAAAAACTGAAAGTGgcttgtggggggggggaatcacaTCACCAACTCACCCCCAAATTTTCTCTTATCTTGTAGTGTGATTCTGGAGAGCGACCCCCAGCAAGTGATCCAGAAAGTGAATTTTAGGGTAAGCCTTTGTGTTCCCCTTCGCCATCTTTCCCAGACTGTCTTTCCTGCCTTCCCTACTCTTGACCTTCCAGGGCACCAGGCTGTCAGGGCTCAGCTGATGGGAGCCCAGCTACTCAGACGTCTAAGAGGAAAGCTTCCAGTTCATTCTCcatagaaacaaaaccaaaatagccCCTTCTCATCCTCTAGTGAGAGGCTTGGATGGACGAGTAACTGAGCTCTCAAAATGACTccagcggggctggagagatggctcagtggttaagagcaccgactgctcttccaaatggtcctgagttcaaatcctagcaaccacatggtggctcacaaccaccaataatgatatctgatgcccccttctggtgtgtctgaagacagctacagtgtacttacatataataataaataaatctttaaaaaaaatgactccaGGGACAGCCTTGGGACCTGGGCTGTGCTGAGGCTGTGGTACACTCTTCCGGTTGGCCTTTTTATGTCTGCAATCTGGGTGACACCTTTTCCCTACTTTATTTCCCTTCGTGCAAACAGAAGGGTCCCAGCTTTGTTAAGGGTGCCACTCAGTGGTAAAACACTTAGCTAGCATGTGAgaccctgggtttaattcccagcaatggaggatgggtgggggtggggggtcctgGCTTCCAAATGACAGGCTGCAGGACCTCTGTCTACTAGGCAGCGATAACCGTGCAGTTCTGGATCATGTTAACTACCACACCCTCGCCCTGCAAGGCAAGGTCACGTCTCTAGTTCAACAGCTCCTTTCTGCTCTGACTTGACTTTGTGATTCTCCTTTCCCGCAGACTGATGACAGTGGCCTAACAGAACAGAGTGTGGCCCAGGTAAGCCTCATGCATCTGCTTTGGCCAGAAACAGGCTAAAGGTCAGGGAGAGCCCAGTGCCCCAGGGGAGAGAGTCAGAGTTAGGAAACCAGAGGTGTGGGGCAAGGGATGAACTGGTGACTCAGAGCCAGCCATTGGAGGCTGCTGAGCTCTTGGCAACTGGGCAGTGAGAGATGGGTGGGCAAATTCCCGCCTGCTCACCTCATCTCCTACCCTAAACGAGCTACCCTGGTGATGCCAGGTTACTTGTTACCCAAGGCAACGTGGAGGCTCAGATCCCTCATATTCCCTCCAACCTGGACGGGTAATCCATGTGGGGCCATGCTGGGATAGTTAAGGGCCTTATCACCTTATCATAAGATCCGAACTCATCACATCTGCCCTTGGTAGCTTGGCTGTTGAAAAGAAGCCGACCACACGGCTGCACAGCCTTGAGATGCATGCAGAATACAGCggcgcagtgtgtgtgtgtgtgagtgtgtgtgtgtccgtccgtccgtcctgGTTACTGTTAGCAGATTGATTCCCCAGCTTCACAGACTTCCTGACAGTCAAGCCTAATGGTTTGACCTCCTATGCTCTGTCAGACTTACTCCGTTTCTAAGAAGTTTTCTTCCCTGGCATAAGCTAGTCCTAACATGGTAGCCCTGCAGAGATGGGCCTTTGTCATCAGTGGGGAACACCAGATGTGAGACCCACTTCCCTACGCTGTCCTCAGCACCCCACCTGCCCTGTGGCCCCCCATGTTTCCTCATGTTCTGCTGGAAAAGAATGTGGCTGCGTGCTGGCTTTCAGAGTGGAAGTAGATTGAGAAGAGCCAGGAGTAGTGGCTCACGCcttcagtctcagcacttgggaggttgaggccaCATGATTTcaggttcaagggcagcctgagctacactgtGAGTTTCTGTGTAGGCAGGGATGTAGCAGGAGACTTTATGTAAAATCAAATAGCATAAAATAAACCaacctgggcatggtgatgcacacctgtaatctcagcacttgggaggtgtaCAGGAGGATtaatagttcaaagtcataacaagtttgaagccagagtGATCTACATGAGAGCTTGTCTTAAAGCAACAGTAATAAGCGGTCCATTGAGATGTCTCAGCAAGTAGAGGCACCTGCCTCCGAGCCTGATGGGCTGAGTCTGACCGAGATAAGAGAGCTGACCCCCTAAAAGTGTTTGCTGAcctccacataaacacacaaaagtaaatacatgaaatacatattaaacattattttttttaaaatattcatttattttatttatatgagtacactgaagctgtcttcagacacaccagaagcatcagatcctattacagatggttgtgagccgccatgtggttgctgggaattgaactcaggacctctggaagagcagccagtgctcttaaccactgagccacctctccagccccatattaaACATTCTATAAGGGGAGTGTTgatgagcagagaagagaagaacaGCTGGGGAGGGCTAActgcatggctcagtggttacgagcactcactgctcttgcagaggacccgggttcaattccaagcatacacatggtggctcacaaccatttgtaacactAGTTCTAGGGAATACTGGtgtcttctgcaggcaccaggcacacatgtggtaagcagacatacagacagacaaaacacctaTGCACATACAAAGTTAAAAGAGAAGAATACAAGCCGGGcggggtggcgcacgcctttaatcccagcactcgggaggcagaggcaggcggatttctgagttctaggccagcctggtctacagagtgagttccaggacagccagggctacacagaaaccctgtctcgggaaaaagagagagagagagagagagagagagagagagagagagagagagagagagagagagagaacacagctgGAATGGGAGGCGAAGCCCTGGGTGTGGCTCCAGGCACTTCACCGCATGGTGGGGCAGTGCATGCTCCTGATGCAGCGCTTCCAGTTTGGAGGCTGGGGCATCAAAGAACGAGACTGTTTCAAAACCAAACACAAGCCAGACAGTGGTAGaacactttaattccagcactcgagaggcagaggcaggtgaatttctaagttcgaggccagcctgggctacagagcgagttccaggacagccaaggctacacagagaaaccctgtctcgaaaaaccaaaaccaaaaccaaaacaaaaccaaaccactaCTGCTACTCCCACCCCCTAGTATTCATTTGAGTCATCCTAAGCTTTTACTTTGCCAACAAAAACTGAATGGCAAGTTACTCAGCACCTCTAGGGCTCTAGAATAGAATTTACCTGGTAGAGTTATATTAATTACATGATTGGCCATGCTGCCAAACCTGGAAAATTAAGTTGTACATCCTCAGGAAACAATTCCTCTCTTTCTAAATGAGCAAGCAACAAATAAAGACTGGTAGGgccttgttatgtagcccaggctggccttgaagcccTTATCTCTCCTGCCTCATATTCCCAGGGCCTGAAATTATAGGCACCACACATGAGGATTAGTGGAAAtcttaaagaaacacaaaagttATAGGGACACAAAATGAAAcgtggagagagagaggttccTTAGCAGAGATTCAAGAACTTCACTGTCCCCAGCAAAGAGGGAGATTCCAAGAGAGGAGGACATACACAGTGCGGGGTGGACATTTTGGAGGAGGCTTTATGCCCAGAGAGACAGTCTGAGTATCCCGAGTCCCCCCTCATGTGTTGGCATCACGTGTGCACATTGGCACAGATACGGGCACACACTGGACTGAGATGTTTTTTCTTGGTAgtaggagcacacacacatacacacacctgacAGCTTTGTCACATCAGCAAATGGGATGGGGTGCTGAGAACACACCCCATCAAAACCAGCATCACAAGTTTATTACGGTGTCAAGTGTCTGAGCACAGGCGTGGTTGAGCCTGGGCCCAGTCTCTGCCTGCCTGATGGCGCGGTGAGGAGGCACTATTACTGTGGCCTGATATGGCTTAGGGGAGGCAGGGGCTACCGCCTCACCCACAGTTGGAcaggcttgggaggcagccagcTGGGTTGCAGCCCTCTGGACCTGCCCTAGCCTCCAAAACCTCATCTCATTAAAGAAGAGGCAAGCTGCTGCCATCTAgtggccagggctggagaggcgCCCTTGTCGACCTCCAATCACTGACATTCTCAAATATTTCTCCCAACCTCCTACTCTCACTTCAGGTTCTTCAGTCAGCCAAGGAACAGATTAAATGGTCGCTATTGAAATGAAGACCTTGGAATCAAGGCTCCTTCCCCAGAGAACTTTTGCCAGTCCCCGCGTAAGCCCCAAGATCTCAAGACGCAAGAGAGACCACTCTGCCTTCTCAGGCCTCTCTCAGAACTGATCCCTGAGGTCTCCTGCCAGGGATTCTGAGACGCAAAAGCTTGACCCCAGCTCCCTCACCCCTACTCAGCATCCTAACCTGGCCTTGGGGCCATGGGAACCAGCAAAGTTGCCTCCCCTCGGACCTCTGACATCCTCAGTCCTAGGCCTTAATAAACTTACATTTTTCCCCCCCAAAGACCTCCTTTCTTGactttgaagtgtgtgtgtgtgtgtgtgtgtgtgtgtgtgtgtgtgtggtgtacgtgCGCGTGTACACTACACCTGTGAATGAGGTCAGAGTGGGTCAAGGGAAAGGGTTGTGTTTAACACGAGGGGTGCAACACTGATACCCTGGTGTTGCATGAGTAGTTGAGCGGTTAAACACGACGGTGTGGCATGGTAAGAGTCATAGTAACAGGAATAATATTCTTCCAGGAAAAGGAGAGTGAAGATGGCTTCTCCATTTTGTCTGTGCAGTACCCACAGGGAGGCTCCGCTAGGGATTCCTTGAGTCGTTTTTTCCATTCTAGGCTCCAGAAAGGAAGGGAGTCAGGCTTACTCTGACAAACCCAGGAACTGTTTGGCTATTTTTCTTGGCGCGCCTGGGACCGCGGAATTCTTATCTTGGCATAGATCCTGGGCAGTAGAGCTCTATAATTTGCTGTCTCTATCTGGGGGCGAGAAGGCACCGAGTGGTGGCCACTGCGCGTGTGTGTAGAGCATCCGTGTACCTACGAGGAGGCGAAGGACGGGGGTCGGGGGAGGGACGGACAGGGGTGTCTAGAGAGGCGACAGACGGAAGGAGATTCACGGCGACACATCTCAAGGATGGAGATGAATAAACTTTCTGAGCATCCCGAACCCCCTTCCTACCCTAGTCCCAATCTCTGAACTTTCTCTCGGTTTTTCCTGTGACCCATACGCTTTCGGCGTCTCCACGCCGCGGACTCTTCTTTGGCAGCGTGGGGTGTCATCTTCTTGGATCCCTGGAGGTTTTCAGCGGCTCCCACGCTCCGCCCCGGCCCCGCCTCTCACAGGAGCATCGCGCAGCAGGAAGCTCCGCCCCCTCACCACATCCGTGGTCCTAGAGCGCCACCTGGAGGTACTACGGGCACACCTCAGGGTCCTGGGCCTCGATAACTCCGCCCCTGAGGTGGAACCGACCCTCCTCCCGGTGTTTCTCACTGATCTCTGACACCAGAGCCAGTGCGTTGCCCTGGCAACCATCACGCGTGACTTCCCGCGACTTCTCTCCCAACGCAGAGCTTTTTGGCAGCCGCCGTAATAAAAATAGTGGTGAGCCTTGGATCTTAATAAAAGCCTGTCCCGGTGGTTGTCATTTCCAGGCCGTGAGTGTGGGAGATCAGCCTAGGTTgcgtgagacactatctcaaaacaaaacaaaacaaaacaaaacaaaacagatatttATACTGAATTTGACTACGTCTGTAATTAGAGAACTCTACGAAGATACGGGGATGATTATCTACTCATTGTAAACGCTTACTATAGTGTCTTTCTAGAGTCGCTGTGCACACAGCCCAGAGTTGCAAAAAGGCAATCCTGAGAGAGGGGGAAGGTGGCACAATAAAATTGTGCAGTTCAGGGGCCAGTGTGGTGACGGAAAAGACATTCTTTGGATTATTTCTCAAATATTCAGCCACCCGTAGCACTTGGCTCCACCATGGATGGAGCCAAGGCCCGGAGGAGTAAACTGCCTCCTGGCAACCCGGCCTGACCTGACTTGGTCCTGCAATTTCAGTTGTGCGAGGACGGGAATGGGAAGCATCAGGCAGAAGCTAGGAGCTCCAGGAAGGCTGGCTCACACAACTCTCTGAACTACACGATACTGTCCACATTCTATTAAGGGATACACCGAGACCCTGAAAGTTTCGAATATACAAGTATATCGCAGCTTCCGCTCGATAGGGGATAGAAAACTCCTCATTATACTACAATATCTGAATTCCTTACTCGCACTTGGTCCTCACAGGGTGTGGAACACACAAGCCTATAATCTCGTctcttgagaggtggaggctggagaatCAGAAGTTGAAAGTCATTTTCTAACTATTTActgtgtttgagaccagcctaggctacagatgGTTAAAGGTAACAAGAAAGTGTTCCTTGACTTGCTATGGCTAAAGGCTACTACCCTGATCCCATAGGGAGGGATTAGCAAAGCAGCGACTGGGGGGTTGCGTTGAGCTGAGCTCCCATAGTGGTGATGACCCCAAGTCTGCAGGTCCAGTCTTCTGGCTATTGCGTCTCCCTGCCCCCCTCGCTTTCTGCATCCAGGTGGAGCCGCCTAGACAGCAGGCCTGGCTGACAGCCCGGAGCCCTGGCCGCTGCACCAGCTTTTCCGAGATGAGAGCCTCATCATCGTGGCCACTGGCCGGAGCCTGAGGGATTTCGGGAAGGGCGTCCGCAGTTCTGAGCCAGGGCTTGCCTTCCCGAGTCTGCCCACCCCTGGCATCCTTCCTTGTCTTGCCCATCGCACCCAGCAGCTTCGAAGAGTGTGCGGGAAAGGATCCTTAGGGCCACTCTTTTCCCTGCAACAGAGTAAGAACCGGATCAGAAATCAAGACCTCAGGAATGTGGGCTCACCCAGCCCGAgggcacaggaggaaatacaaacTCAAGAACTTGTTAACTTATTACAGGGACGtgccagacacaacacacaccacacacacacacacacacacacacacacacacacacacacacacacacacacacagaggcacgctCCTCCTGCTTTCCTCCAATTGGCTGGCAAGAAAGGCAGGGCATGTGGGATTGGTTCTCACCCCGACACTGATGGATGGCTCCCTGTGACTGGATCATTGTCGGCTGTCAGGAGGAGTGGGAGGCGACACCCGTGCTCTTCTCAGGGCCTCAAACATTGGTAGAGCCAGCCAGGCCTGGAGAGAGAAATGGGCAGAGCAGCCTGCCCAAAGGTCCGAGTTTCTTTGCCCTCAACCTCTTTGAAACACACTGTGAAGCGATGTGCtttctggaggctgagacaggaagagagcCACGAATTTGATGCTattctggactacatagcaaaacagcgcctgtctcaaaataagtaaaGCAGAAACTGTTATTAGATTATGGGGAGGAATTAGTTCTGAGCTCTTAGTACAGTAGAGCTCTTTAATGGGAACCCTGGCGAGGGGAATAATTTGCTGTGCACAACTCAGCTTCACTTTCCTCCCAACCTGGGTcagtgtattcacatatttaGGTGTCTGCGATGAGCCAGGCACAGAGAGGAACTAGGGACAGCAGTGGGGTTGGCGTGGAGAGGCCATAGAAGGGATTAGATTTAAGGCATATGTCCAGGTATACGCAGCTTTAAAAATCAGctctcaagctggagagatggctca
This window encodes:
- the Copz2 gene encoding coatomer subunit zeta-2, coding for MQRPEAWPRPHPGEGASAAQAGGAAPPTRATEQREPSLYTIKAVFILDNDGRRLLAKYYDDTFPSVKEQMVFEKNVFNKTSRTESEIAFLGGMTIVYKSSIDIFLYVVGSSSENELMLMSVLACLFDSLSHILRKNVEKRWLLENMDGAFLVLDETVDGGVILESDPQQVIQKVNFRTDDSGLTEQSVAQVLQSAKEQIKWSLLK